From Lysinibacillus sp. SGAir0095, the proteins below share one genomic window:
- a CDS encoding RluA family pseudouridine synthase yields the protein MTVVTITIEQENAGERIDKALSAIQEEWSRSQIAAWITDGVVKVNGENVKAKYKVKLGDVIEVDVPEPENLEVIPEDLDLEIIYEDKDVLVVNKPKGMVVHPAPGHLTGTLVNGLMHHCQDLSGINGILRPGIVHRIDKDTSGLLMVAKNDHAHHSLVDQLVNKTVTRKYTALVHGHIAHDKGTIDAPIGRDPKDRQKQAVVDNGKHAVTHFSVMERLGNYTLVECRLETGRTHQIRVHMNYIGYPLVGDPKYGPKKTIEFGGQVLHAGVLGFVHPASGEYLEFEVPLPEDYVALLEQLRNEA from the coding sequence ATGACAGTAGTCACAATAACAATTGAACAAGAAAATGCAGGAGAGCGTATAGACAAAGCACTTTCGGCAATACAAGAAGAGTGGTCAAGATCTCAAATTGCAGCTTGGATAACAGATGGAGTTGTCAAAGTAAATGGTGAAAATGTTAAAGCAAAATACAAAGTCAAATTAGGCGACGTCATCGAGGTAGATGTTCCAGAACCTGAAAATTTAGAAGTAATTCCAGAGGATTTGGACCTGGAAATTATCTATGAGGACAAAGACGTTCTTGTAGTAAATAAACCAAAGGGAATGGTTGTTCATCCTGCACCTGGTCACTTAACAGGAACTTTAGTAAATGGCTTGATGCATCATTGTCAGGATTTATCTGGGATTAACGGTATCTTAAGACCTGGAATCGTGCACCGAATTGATAAAGATACATCTGGACTGTTAATGGTTGCAAAAAATGATCATGCGCACCATTCACTTGTCGATCAACTTGTGAATAAAACAGTTACTCGTAAATATACGGCTCTAGTTCACGGACATATTGCTCATGACAAAGGAACAATTGATGCACCTATTGGACGTGATCCGAAAGACCGTCAAAAGCAAGCAGTCGTTGATAATGGAAAACATGCAGTAACTCACTTTAGTGTTATGGAGCGACTTGGCAATTATACACTTGTAGAATGTCGTCTCGAAACAGGACGCACTCACCAAATTCGTGTTCATATGAACTATATTGGTTACCCGCTTGTAGGGGATCCAAAATATGGTCCGAAGAAAACAATCGAATTTGGTGGCCAAGTATTGCATGCCGGCGTTTTAGGATTTGTACATCCTGCATCCGGAGAATATCTTGAGTTTGAAGTTCCGCTACCTGAGGATTATGTGGCATTATTAGAACAATTAAGAAATGAAGCTTAA
- the pyrR gene encoding bifunctional pyr operon transcriptional regulator/uracil phosphoribosyltransferase PyrR, which translates to MGQITELLDGPSMNRALTRIAHEIIEKNKGIDECILVGIKTRGAFLARRLAEKIEKIEGKPIRTGELDITLYRDDLSTKNANGEALVQQVDIDYVVTNQKIILVDDVLYTGRTVRAGLDAVMDLGRPSHIQLAVLVDRGHRELPIRADYVGKNIPTSGAEKIVVRLTEVDQEDNVTLHKLD; encoded by the coding sequence ATGGGACAAATAACAGAACTTTTAGATGGCCCTTCAATGAATCGTGCTTTAACAAGAATTGCCCATGAAATCATCGAGAAAAACAAAGGAATCGACGAATGTATTCTAGTAGGGATTAAAACACGTGGTGCTTTCTTAGCTAGAAGATTAGCAGAAAAAATCGAGAAAATTGAAGGCAAACCAATCCGTACTGGAGAATTGGACATCACTTTATATCGAGATGATCTTTCTACAAAAAACGCAAACGGTGAAGCATTAGTACAGCAAGTGGATATTGATTATGTAGTAACGAATCAAAAAATTATCCTAGTAGACGATGTTTTATATACTGGGCGTACGGTACGAGCAGGTTTAGATGCGGTAATGGATTTAGGCCGCCCATCACATATTCAACTAGCAGTACTGGTAGATAGAGGACATCGCGAATTGCCGATTCGGGCGGATTACGTTGGAAAAAACATTCCAACTTCCGGTGCTGAGAAAATCGTTGTTCGTTTAACAGAAGTCGATCAAGAAGATAACGTAACACTCCATAAATTAGATTAA
- a CDS encoding solute carrier family 23 protein — MSKAVLDIHDKPTAGQLITLSFQHMFAMFGSTILVPQLVGLSPAIALLTSGIATIIFLLITQFKVPAYLGSSFAFIAPILIAAGGLDENGASVNPGNAMIGAMAVGLVYGIVSLLIWKTGYKWLMRLLPPIVVAPVIIVIGLGLAGTAVDMAMNVNGEYSFKHFTAALVTLFAAIIFNVYFKNILSTMPILLGLIVGYIYSAFIGIVDFTPVTQAKMFSLPEFIIPGVDYEFKITSTILLAMVPIVIVTISEHIGHQLVLGKVVNRNYIKDPGLHRSLLGDGLGTFVSALIGGPPKTTYGENIGVLAITRVFSVYVIFGAAVLAILFSFLGKAMALVQTIPTAVLGGISILLFGIIASSGLRMLVENNIDFGNSRNMVIASVILVVGIGGAALRFNESFSIEGMALAAIVGVILNLVLPGRDKKDTLLEE, encoded by the coding sequence ATGTCAAAAGCGGTTTTAGACATCCATGATAAGCCTACAGCAGGCCAGCTCATTACATTAAGTTTTCAGCATATGTTTGCAATGTTTGGTTCCACAATTTTAGTTCCTCAGTTAGTAGGATTAAGTCCTGCAATCGCACTACTAACAAGTGGGATTGCAACAATCATCTTTTTACTAATTACACAATTTAAAGTACCAGCTTATCTAGGTTCATCCTTTGCCTTTATTGCACCGATCCTAATTGCTGCTGGCGGATTAGATGAAAATGGAGCAAGCGTGAATCCAGGAAACGCAATGATAGGCGCAATGGCAGTCGGACTTGTCTATGGAATAGTGTCCTTATTAATTTGGAAAACAGGTTATAAATGGTTAATGCGCTTGTTGCCACCAATCGTAGTAGCACCGGTAATCATCGTAATTGGACTTGGATTAGCTGGAACTGCGGTAGATATGGCGATGAACGTAAATGGAGAATATAGCTTCAAACATTTTACAGCAGCATTAGTTACTCTGTTTGCAGCAATCATTTTTAATGTTTATTTCAAAAACATCTTGAGTACAATGCCAATTCTATTAGGGTTAATCGTAGGGTACATTTACTCCGCATTCATCGGTATTGTGGATTTTACTCCGGTCACTCAAGCAAAAATGTTCTCTTTACCAGAGTTCATAATCCCGGGAGTAGATTATGAATTTAAAATTACATCTACAATATTACTAGCGATGGTACCTATTGTTATCGTAACAATTTCAGAACATATCGGTCACCAATTAGTATTAGGGAAAGTAGTAAACCGAAATTACATAAAAGACCCTGGCTTACATAGATCATTACTTGGTGATGGACTAGGGACATTTGTAAGTGCGCTAATTGGTGGACCTCCGAAAACAACATACGGAGAAAACATCGGAGTACTTGCAATCACTAGAGTATTTTCAGTGTATGTCATCTTTGGTGCAGCAGTATTGGCCATTTTATTCTCCTTCCTTGGAAAAGCAATGGCGTTAGTACAAACGATACCTACAGCAGTACTTGGTGGAATCTCCATCCTGCTATTTGGGATTATTGCTTCAAGTGGTCTGCGTATGTTAGTCGAAAACAACATCGACTTTGGTAACAGCCGCAACATGGTTATCGCATCTGTCATCTTAGTAGTTGGGATTGGTGGAGCAGCACTTCGCTTCAATGAGTCCTTCTCCATCGAAGGGATGGCGTTAGCAGCTATTGTCGGAGTGATTTTAAACCTTGTATTACCAGGAAGAGATAAAAAAGATACATTATTAGAAGAATAA
- a CDS encoding aspartate carbamoyltransferase catalytic subunit, translated as MRNLLSMEHLSNDDVMKIIERSAQFEDGELSRLTKPYHVANLFFEPSTRTKTSFEMAERKVGCTVIPFDADFSSALKGETMYDTIKTLEMIGMDAVVIRAKEDEYYNELLEGINVAVINAGDGAGQHPSQSLLDLYTIHKEFGSFEGLNVTIVGDISHSRVAKSNATALKRLGVNVRFLCPPEWAGEFEAYHSWDGLIEDSDVVMLLRIQHERHVVNKSFSKESYHEQYGLTFEREAKMKKNAIIMHPAPVNRDVEIVSELVECDRSRIFDQVRNGVFVRMAILETLLKGR; from the coding sequence ATGAGAAATTTATTATCAATGGAACACTTATCAAATGATGATGTGATGAAGATTATCGAACGTTCAGCACAGTTTGAAGACGGTGAATTGTCTAGGTTAACAAAACCCTATCATGTAGCAAATCTTTTCTTTGAGCCAAGTACGAGAACAAAAACAAGCTTTGAAATGGCTGAAAGAAAAGTGGGTTGTACAGTCATTCCCTTTGATGCCGATTTTTCCAGTGCCTTAAAAGGGGAAACGATGTATGACACAATTAAAACATTAGAAATGATCGGCATGGATGCAGTTGTTATTCGTGCAAAAGAAGATGAATATTACAATGAACTTCTAGAAGGCATCAATGTAGCAGTGATTAATGCAGGAGACGGAGCCGGCCAGCACCCATCACAAAGTTTGTTGGATTTATATACAATACATAAAGAATTTGGTTCATTTGAAGGATTAAATGTAACAATCGTTGGAGATATCTCCCATAGCCGTGTTGCAAAATCAAATGCAACTGCATTAAAACGTTTAGGGGTTAACGTTCGTTTCTTATGTCCACCAGAGTGGGCAGGAGAATTTGAAGCTTATCACTCTTGGGATGGACTAATTGAGGACAGTGACGTGGTCATGCTCTTGCGAATCCAGCATGAACGCCATGTTGTAAATAAAAGCTTTTCAAAAGAAAGCTACCATGAACAATATGGACTTACTTTTGAGCGGGAAGCAAAAATGAAGAAAAACGCAATAATCATGCATCCTGCTCCAGTAAATCGAGACGTAGAAATTGTATCAGAGCTGGTTGAATGTGACCGTTCGCGAATATTTGACCAAGTTCGAAATGGCGTTTTTGTCAGAATGGCAATATTAGAGACACTCCTGAAAGGACGATAG
- a CDS encoding dihydroorotase, with protein MTKYIKNVKLLNEQSELVDTTVTIVEGRIIEIGGEQPGDAEIIDGNGHLLAPGFVDVHVHLREPGFEHKETIATGTASAAKGGFTTICAMPNTKPVPDSVENLELINSLIEQSAKVRVLPYGSLTVAQSGDERTDLAALKASGAVAFSDDGVGVQLAATMYEQMQAAAKLDMVVVAHCEDNSLIYEGVMHEGKRNKELGLPGIPSICESVQIARDVLLAEAAGARYHVCHVSTKESVRAVRDAKAAGIRVTAEVCPHHLLLEEMDIPSDDANWKMNPPLRASDDKDSLHAALLDGTIDCIATDHAPHTVEEKCCGMVGAPFGIVGFETAFPLLYTQYVETGKWTLKQLVDWLTVKPAQIFDLPYGTVEVGATADLVLIDLNKEQTINPDEFETKGRNTPFTGWKAKGWPVLTMVEGNIVYEEAK; from the coding sequence ATGACAAAATATATTAAAAACGTAAAACTATTAAACGAGCAAAGTGAATTAGTGGACACGACGGTAACAATCGTTGAAGGACGCATCATAGAAATTGGCGGAGAACAACCTGGAGATGCTGAAATTATTGACGGTAATGGGCATTTGCTAGCTCCAGGGTTTGTTGATGTGCATGTTCATCTACGTGAGCCTGGATTTGAACATAAAGAAACAATCGCAACGGGAACAGCCTCTGCTGCAAAAGGTGGTTTTACTACAATTTGTGCGATGCCGAATACAAAACCAGTCCCTGATTCGGTTGAAAATTTGGAATTAATCAATAGCTTAATCGAACAAAGTGCAAAAGTTCGTGTTTTACCATACGGGTCATTAACGGTTGCACAATCTGGTGACGAACGTACAGATCTAGCGGCACTAAAAGCGAGCGGGGCAGTTGCCTTCTCTGATGATGGAGTTGGTGTACAGCTTGCTGCAACAATGTACGAACAAATGCAGGCTGCAGCTAAACTTGACATGGTAGTGGTAGCGCACTGTGAGGATAATTCCTTAATCTATGAAGGGGTTATGCATGAAGGGAAACGCAATAAAGAACTTGGATTACCAGGAATTCCATCTATTTGTGAGTCAGTCCAAATTGCTCGTGATGTACTATTAGCAGAAGCAGCTGGAGCACGATATCACGTATGTCATGTGTCAACAAAAGAATCAGTGCGTGCAGTAAGAGATGCTAAAGCAGCAGGAATTCGCGTGACTGCGGAGGTTTGTCCACACCATCTATTGTTAGAAGAAATGGATATTCCAAGTGATGATGCAAACTGGAAGATGAACCCACCACTTCGAGCAAGTGATGATAAAGATTCACTGCATGCAGCATTACTTGATGGAACAATCGATTGTATCGCTACAGATCATGCACCTCACACAGTTGAGGAAAAATGCTGTGGAATGGTTGGGGCCCCATTTGGAATCGTAGGCTTTGAAACAGCATTCCCACTTCTATATACACAATATGTTGAGACAGGGAAATGGACTTTGAAGCAATTAGTTGATTGGCTAACAGTTAAGCCAGCACAAATCTTTGACCTTCCTTATGGAACAGTAGAAGTAGGTGCTACAGCTGACCTAGTATTAATTGATTTAAATAAAGAACAAACAATTAATCCAGATGAATTTGAAACAAAAGGTCGTAATACACCATTTACTGGTTGGAAGGCAAAAGGCTGGCCGGTACTTACAATGGTAGAAGGTAACATCGTTTACGAGGAGGCAAAATAA
- a CDS encoding carbamoyl phosphate synthase small subunit, whose product MKKRLLILEDGTVFNGQAFGSERASQGEVVFTTGMTGYQETLSDPSFYGQIVTFTYPLIGNYGINRDDFESITPAIRGMVCRELAKEPSNFRCDLSLNDYLESQDIPGIEGIDTRKLTKIIRSKGAVKAMLTAADEEVNIDEAVATLQATPLITNHVKEVSPKAAYPSPGRGKRVVLMDFGMKHGILRELNKRDCDVLVVPYNTSAQQILAWHPDGIMLSNGPGDPADVTEGIETIRNLIGKVPIFGICLGHQLFALASGAKSFKLPFGHRGANHPVKDLRTGRTELTSQNHGYAVDENSLANTDLEITHVALNDGTIEGLRHKKHPVFTVQYHPEASPGPEDSNHLFDEFIELMESHVKEGKQHA is encoded by the coding sequence ATGAAAAAGCGATTATTGATTTTAGAAGATGGAACAGTATTTAACGGGCAAGCATTCGGTAGCGAAAGAGCGTCACAAGGTGAAGTAGTATTTACAACTGGGATGACTGGTTATCAGGAGACATTATCAGATCCTTCCTTTTACGGACAGATTGTAACATTTACTTATCCATTAATCGGGAATTACGGCATTAATCGTGATGATTTTGAATCCATTACACCAGCTATTCGTGGCATGGTTTGTCGGGAGCTTGCAAAAGAACCATCAAACTTTAGATGTGATCTTTCATTAAATGATTATTTAGAATCTCAGGATATCCCGGGGATTGAAGGGATTGACACACGTAAACTGACAAAAATTATTCGTTCAAAAGGTGCTGTAAAAGCGATGCTTACAGCGGCTGATGAAGAAGTAAATATAGATGAAGCGGTAGCAACATTACAAGCAACACCATTAATCACAAATCATGTTAAAGAAGTTTCACCTAAAGCAGCTTATCCAAGTCCAGGTCGTGGAAAACGTGTTGTACTAATGGATTTCGGTATGAAGCATGGTATTTTACGGGAGTTAAACAAACGTGATTGTGACGTCCTAGTGGTACCTTACAACACTTCAGCACAACAAATTTTAGCATGGCATCCAGATGGAATTATGCTGTCAAATGGACCTGGAGACCCTGCCGATGTGACAGAAGGTATTGAAACAATTCGTAATTTAATCGGAAAAGTTCCAATCTTCGGTATTTGCTTAGGGCACCAGCTGTTTGCATTAGCAAGTGGAGCAAAAAGCTTTAAGCTTCCATTTGGTCACCGCGGAGCAAATCACCCCGTAAAGGATTTACGCACGGGCCGAACAGAGCTTACTTCACAAAACCACGGATATGCTGTTGATGAAAACTCATTAGCAAATACCGATTTAGAAATAACACATGTTGCTTTAAATGATGGCACAATCGAAGGATTACGTCATAAAAAGCATCCAGTATTTACAGTACAATACCACCCAGAAGCATCACCGGGACCAGAAGATTCCAACCACTTATTTGACGAATTTATTGAATTAATGGAATCACATGTAAAGGAAGGGAAACAACATGCCTAA